In Oryza sativa Japonica Group chromosome 2, ASM3414082v1, the following are encoded in one genomic region:
- the LOC136355169 gene encoding uncharacterized protein encodes MSSKVTFQIVHGEGNIRFGPDGVDLSDFVMTSKGIDRPAERTFQSIYSWLLRGFRIDQEVYTMSVSVVVSRATEGYFWELMPMDSTDAWRRYVEMAFERSWPLVIFVSVQEKDINVSMQTEDVEGPINARDVVGPSMQNEENQRREEQAMGMADEGERVGIIVDEMEREDSDNEEVDDDASSDEEGDVMATDWANEDFSGLVISEGDHVPWEYKENEVIEGARYAHKDEMKETVKHWAVSLQREFRVVKSTNYVYEVRCMKEDCPWRVHAYKGKWNDYWKVSIVTEHKCYLQGVEKYHRNITSAFVASEMYSSVVGNIVFEPKSIIRHIENKFKYTISYAKAWRAKQKIIEMRYGTFEASYDNLPRLLATIAQRNNDTYYDLHTFTSVDDRTKSMLQRAFFSLGACINAFVHCRPVLCIDGTFMTGKYRGQILTAIGCDGNNQVLPMAFAFVESENTESWYWFLERVHIAVVRMRPNVCLIHDRHAGMLRAIDYLQNGWDEKGLPAKWPDVRSRWCMRHMGANFYKQFKNKHLMELFKRLCAQNQEKKFN; translated from the coding sequence atgtcaagtaaggtcacatttcagatagttcacggtgaaggaaatattagatttggtccagatggtgttgatctgtcagattttgtaatgacatctaagggcatcgataggcctgcggagagaacatttcagtcaatttatagttggttgttgagaggatttagaatagaccaagaagtctacacaatgtcagtgtcagttgtagtgagtcgtgcaacagaaggttatttttgggaactaatgccgatggacagcactgatgcttggagacggtatgtggaaatggcttttgaacggtcatggcccctcgttatatttgtgtcggtacaagagaaagatataaatgtttcaatgcaaaccgaagatgtagagggtcctatcaatgcaagggatgttgttggaccatcgatgcaaaatgaggaaaatcaacgaAGGGAGGAAcaggctatgggcatggcggatgagggggagagagtcggtataattgttgatgaaatggagagggaagattcggataatgaggaagtggacgacgacgcatcatccgatgaggaaggtgatgtaatggccactgattgggcaaatgaggacttctctggacttgttatatcagagggtgatcatgtaccctgggagtataaggagaacgaggtaattgagggtgcaaggtatgctcataaggatgagatgaaggagacggtgaagcattgggcagtttccttgcagagagagtttagggtggtcaagtcaacaaattatgtgtatgaagtgaggtgcatgaaggaagattgtccgtggcgtgtccatgcatataagggtaaatggaatgattattggaaagttagcattgtgaccgagcacaagtgctacttacaaggggtggagaagtatcaccgaaatatcacttcagcttttgtggcaagtgagatgtacagcagtgttgttggtaacattgtctttgaaccaaaatcaattattaggcacatcgagaacaaattcaagtacaccataagctatgcaaaggcctggagagccaaacaaaagatcattgagatgaggtatggcacatttgaagcttcttatgataatttgcctcgtttgttagccaccattgcccagaggaataatgatacgtactatgacctacatacatttacatcggttgatgatcgaacaaagagtatgctgcaaagagcctttttctcattgggtgcttgcatcaatgcttttgtgcattgtcgacctgttctatgcatagatggaacttttatgacaggtaaataccgaggtcagatattgacagcaattgggtgtgatgggaacaaccaggttctacctatggcttttgcatttgtagagagtgagaacactgaaagctggtactggttcctagagagagtgcacattgcagtggtgcgtatgaggcccaatgtttgccttatacatgatcgtcatgcgggtatgttgcgggctattgactacttgcagaacggttgggatgagaagggacttccagctaagtggcctgatgttcggagtcggtggtgcatgcgtcacatgggtgcaaatttctacaagcaattcaagaacaagcatcttatggagctctttaagaggctctgtgcacagaaccaagagaagaaatttaattag
- the LOC112936123 gene encoding serine/threonine-protein phosphatase 7 long form homolog isoform X1: MAPTLQDVSYLLGLPLAGAPVGPVDGVFGWKEDITARFEQVMRLPHLGPTNTLPPYSTVGPSKAWLLQFTADLLHPDADDYSVRRSLEAYLLWLFGWVMFTSTHGHAVDFRLVHYARSIADAQPQDVPQWSWGSAVLAATYRALCEACTKTDAGAIIAGCPMLLQLWAAERFAIGRPVVDSAPYGVGRSAQWPEDGPTMGTYWCRRGRRYAHVQVRRGYPDFVFEFDRLQPSDVIWEPYTEEAVAARAPLGLSSLCTRDQAYWLTILPMVFDIFVEPHCPQRVMRQFGLRQVFPGNVQPTVLPADHSLTRRGQLAGALWAPRVQQYVDDWVLATEEVINELFPHTEENYRDYLRWYLPRTRARVTFTPDAPEPHVAAVTDAYPTHRDRDYFVAADDARDISADITAVQVRLNRGLHLTDVEQRVTFDRMQEKMRVVMRIFSCRSAVDVVPPAGPVQPRPRAPTVGAGPRPTAPVSHGPRLPSSAPSFGAVRPTAPVSHGPRLPSSAFAGTTGASASSAGAFATSSGAFASSSSHGASIPRPHAGFAAGIFGTRASSSHAGRTGPTSQFYDDDLHGAHHHDVLGSSQLGGAPEAHTQEQPEVTPVQAGRVGRAVPPDRLTYSQGHIRAQGRRDRGKRPRQ; the protein is encoded by the exons atggctccgacactgcaggacgtgtcgtacctgctcgggctaccgctggcgggagcaccagttggtcccgtggacggtgtttttgggtggaaggaggatatcactgcgcgcttcgagcaggtgatgcgccttccacacctaggaccgaccaacacccttcctccgtactctacagtcgggcctagcaaggcttggttgctccagttcact gcggaccttctgcaccctgacgctgatgattactcggtccgacgctcccttgaggcgtacctgttgtggttgttcgggtgggtgatgttcactagcacccacgggcacgctgtggacttccggctggtccactacgcacggtccatcgcggatgctcagccacaggacgtgccgcagtggagctggggttctgccgtgctagcagccacgtaccgtgccctctgtgaggcgtgcacgaagactgacgcgggagcgatcatcgctggctgccctatgttgcttcagctttgggcagccgagaggtttgccataggtcgaccagtggtggacagcgcaccctacggggttggtcgcagcgcgcagtggccagaggacggtcccacgatggggacttactggtgtcgacgtggg cgtcgttacgctcacgtccaggtgagacgtggttacccggacttcgtgttcgagtttgaccgtctccagccgagcgacgtcatctgggagccgtacacagaagaggccgtcgctgcgagagcaccgctaggactttcgtccttgtgcacacgcgaccaggcttactggctcaccatcctgccgatggtgttcgacattttcgttgagcctcactgcccgcagcgtgtgatgagacagttcggacttaggcaggtgtttccgggcaacgtgcagccgaccgtcctccctgccgaccactc gttgactcgacggggacagctagcaggcgcactttgggctccacgtgtacagcagtacgttgacgactgggtgttagctacagaggaggtgatcaacgagctcttcccacacacggaggagaactaccgtgactaccttcgttggtaccttcctcgcactcgtgcgcgtgtgaccttcactccagacgccccagagccgcacgttgccgctgtcacggacgcgtatcccacgcaccgtgaccgagactacttcgtggcg gctgatgacgcacgggatatcagtgccgatatcaccgcagtccaagtgaggttgaacagaggtttgcacttgactgacgttgagcagagggtgaccttcgaccggatgcaggagaagatgcgtgtgGTCATGCGcatcttctcctgtcgcagcgccgtggacgtcgtacctccagctggtccggtacaaccacggcctcgcgcgcctaccgtcggagcaggacctcgacctacggcacctgtttcgcacg gacctcgtttgccttcaagcgcccctagcttcggagcagtgcgacctacagcaccggtttcgcacg gacctcgtctgccttcgagcgcgttcgcaggcacgaccggcgcttccgcgagctccgcaggggcgttcgccacctcttcgggcgcgttcgccagctcttcctctcacggagcgtcgatccctcgcccacacg caggatttgcagccgggatcttcggtactagggcctcttcgtctcacgccggtaggactggtcctactagccagttctacgacgacgacttgcacggtgcacaccaccacgacgtactaggctcctctcagcttggaggagctccagaggcgcacactcaggagcagccagaggtcacacctgtacaggcaggacgggttggccgtgccgtacccccggaccgactcacgtactcccaggggcacattagggcgcagggtaggagggacaggggtaagaggcctcgtcagtag
- the LOC112936123 gene encoding serine/threonine-protein phosphatase 7 long form homolog isoform X2: MAPTLQDVSYLLGLPLAGAPVGPVDGVFGWKEDITARFEQVMRLPHLGPTNTLPPYSTVGPSKAWLLQFTADLLHPDADDYSVRRSLEAYLLWLFGWVMFTSTHGHAVDFRLVHYARSIADAQPQDVPQWSWGSAVLAATYRALCEACTKTDAGAIIAGCPMLLQLWAAERFAIGRPVVDSAPYGVGRSAQWPEDGPTMGTYWCRRGRRYAHVQVRRGYPDFVFEFDRLQPSDVIWEPYTEEAVAARAPLGLSSLCTRDQAYWLTILPMVFDIFVEPHCPQRVMRQFGLRQVFPGNVQPTVLPADHSLTRRGQLAGALWAPRVQQYVDDWVLATEEVINELFPHTEENYRDYLRWYLPRTRARVTFTPDAPEPHVAAVTDAYPTHRDRDYFVAADDARDISADITAVQVRLNRGLHLTDVEQRVTFDRMQEKMRVVMRIFSCRSAVDVVPPAGPVQPRPRAPTVGAGPRPTAPVSHGPRLPSSAPSFGAVRPTAPVSHGPRLPSSAFAGTTGASASSAGAFATSSGAFASSSSHGASIPRPHGFAAGIFGTRASSSHAGRTGPTSQFYDDDLHGAHHHDVLGSSQLGGAPEAHTQEQPEVTPVQAGRVGRAVPPDRLTYSQGHIRAQGRRDRGKRPRQ, from the exons atggctccgacactgcaggacgtgtcgtacctgctcgggctaccgctggcgggagcaccagttggtcccgtggacggtgtttttgggtggaaggaggatatcactgcgcgcttcgagcaggtgatgcgccttccacacctaggaccgaccaacacccttcctccgtactctacagtcgggcctagcaaggcttggttgctccagttcact gcggaccttctgcaccctgacgctgatgattactcggtccgacgctcccttgaggcgtacctgttgtggttgttcgggtgggtgatgttcactagcacccacgggcacgctgtggacttccggctggtccactacgcacggtccatcgcggatgctcagccacaggacgtgccgcagtggagctggggttctgccgtgctagcagccacgtaccgtgccctctgtgaggcgtgcacgaagactgacgcgggagcgatcatcgctggctgccctatgttgcttcagctttgggcagccgagaggtttgccataggtcgaccagtggtggacagcgcaccctacggggttggtcgcagcgcgcagtggccagaggacggtcccacgatggggacttactggtgtcgacgtggg cgtcgttacgctcacgtccaggtgagacgtggttacccggacttcgtgttcgagtttgaccgtctccagccgagcgacgtcatctgggagccgtacacagaagaggccgtcgctgcgagagcaccgctaggactttcgtccttgtgcacacgcgaccaggcttactggctcaccatcctgccgatggtgttcgacattttcgttgagcctcactgcccgcagcgtgtgatgagacagttcggacttaggcaggtgtttccgggcaacgtgcagccgaccgtcctccctgccgaccactc gttgactcgacggggacagctagcaggcgcactttgggctccacgtgtacagcagtacgttgacgactgggtgttagctacagaggaggtgatcaacgagctcttcccacacacggaggagaactaccgtgactaccttcgttggtaccttcctcgcactcgtgcgcgtgtgaccttcactccagacgccccagagccgcacgttgccgctgtcacggacgcgtatcccacgcaccgtgaccgagactacttcgtggcg gctgatgacgcacgggatatcagtgccgatatcaccgcagtccaagtgaggttgaacagaggtttgcacttgactgacgttgagcagagggtgaccttcgaccggatgcaggagaagatgcgtgtgGTCATGCGcatcttctcctgtcgcagcgccgtggacgtcgtacctccagctggtccggtacaaccacggcctcgcgcgcctaccgtcggagcaggacctcgacctacggcacctgtttcgcacg gacctcgtttgccttcaagcgcccctagcttcggagcagtgcgacctacagcaccggtttcgcacg gacctcgtctgccttcgagcgcgttcgcaggcacgaccggcgcttccgcgagctccgcaggggcgttcgccacctcttcgggcgcgttcgccagctcttcctctcacggagcgtcgatccctcgcccacacg gatttgcagccgggatcttcggtactagggcctcttcgtctcacgccggtaggactggtcctactagccagttctacgacgacgacttgcacggtgcacaccaccacgacgtactaggctcctctcagcttggaggagctccagaggcgcacactcaggagcagccagaggtcacacctgtacaggcaggacgggttggccgtgccgtacccccggaccgactcacgtactcccaggggcacattagggcgcagggtaggagggacaggggtaagaggcctcgtcagtag